One region of Bactrocera neohumeralis isolate Rockhampton chromosome 5, APGP_CSIRO_Bneo_wtdbg2-racon-allhic-juicebox.fasta_v2, whole genome shotgun sequence genomic DNA includes:
- the LOC126758109 gene encoding E3 ubiquitin-protein ligase Ubr3 encodes MWSIISHLQDGTHAHLAKKIITYCVNTLHEWLDAIYFLEPKLSPDEMMQASFHFPLHRYLAAFLCQAVTKMGMSLSEVLPTRSYILPLLMIHPLRVQSFFYEILAGKWVRNGLQIKGQAMTYIQANFCNSMADMDLFFLQICTTNLPQYFFLQNTIELFGVGQWLEFAPLKQPQKLEQCSMLEGFLTFLATLVTSRTNLGNDEATQCIIEISALLATENKTHSQLLELMPERSGNVHTKNFENFLKKLSVYKAPSSGSENLEQGLFTPIDDVWEQHYDPLHVLLRAVHRRDFQSSLDRFTNYVKSKNKMPASGNLWPPFRLPRKVGVAFSDPCCILNSRVFHSTILSILFRAVHSRDVSEHLLALAIFLLEIAVEKSNDTNGTDNDKAAVVECEPKNKHGYPFSLRRDPPKLFHCYPTDNLRCNLRYVVSKLSLKSHEPQVSPASYRSNQFYGDLDYDVESDTATALPMIGGSDDDLDDDSMSVSVASGTSTAMVRMQNMEVALPPDLSVVPEQGLVIRQDSQDDDTLRDADDAIEGASPSVGFRFSLQPITLPESGMEVAIRRELQLLAGGSVTAGGGSAVSAGGTSASGLRRTTEVQHNPQQQNEMFSPSTNNANSMLLPFQRVQPVAVPVGSRSIVPTATIRGVVGVPTLSGRRTYDSASRKRTTQLVDNAIGGQNKDEVPIEESILSLLLKLHSQLSGTLDSFSLSDGEDEEAEEDTGERMQFSSSSIAKDRIKHVDIENDITAKATSVNHLEKERLLKIDESSNPSHSAPDSPSAMDIDCLEASTSAAASNLNLDSSQRKHNHSSTSRKRIRNYRKIRVSDSRIGDGPYFIGNLIRKIAQRDELCAQSIDEIRSTLWPNQREKQAEQKARETREKEERRKRARERQMKMMQDFANKQKEFMQTAAHTMEGNMDDEDDDIFEEQPREKEYDCIICNCTTPSTESNPIGLVVLVESSGIVGHRRRTAERLPLPLCLEDEERLKQTTRLAIEFNRRTDLLSLKFGEESWYLSNNMAYENGVHVQSCGHHVHLSCLDAYLKTLYATQRQHQHERGEFYCPVCRQLSNSVLPLSPQLDRPTPMVRSGTQPFEQLVAELTNLIKENVRPTQTSTKLSEAMGRAMEDMTNITHRKMKRVPPTLRSLFVFVTSIARTNLESEIIQRGGSLCTTNSTRYKPKRDCIVPLLHVLSVHVRVLVEWPLWRSWASLAGLPVSDSAPVPSHCLELIPSLLADPIALLLKFILLAPLHLDQDFFTCMVKVMYNLLYYQIVVQLCVTLTDLECEYIISKFNKSPSMDDDDTISRRNSSRTSGTTSSNIPYLGRAMALVLNNTNRMSHLRRESIPSTSTAAAAAAKANCAGFYAFSGLGYSSNNRGGNDDANISKSDVEVNLKSMEAQLQTLCLPFLRIAALLRQHLYRHDMPEITAPGLEFVRLVYYLELVTDSMDWDCFNASKGLCFISGTEQTLPKFWCEQLMDIRPPTDTVRELVILNQHGSWQQPKLLELPREYERLFTYYHERPCLNCYKVPKESSICLLCGTIVCLKQTCCAENDCCEAVRHTITCGGGIGIFLVVTSTYIIVIRGRRACLWGSLYLDDFDEEDRDLKRGKPLYLSQDRFNLLESQWLSHKFAHTKHTWVFHRDLL; translated from the exons AGTTTCTTTTATGAGATACTGGCTGGGAAATGGGTGCGTAATGGACTACAAATCAAAGGTCAAGCCATGACCTATATACAGGCGAATTTTTGCAATTCTATGGCGGACATGGACCTATTCTTTCTGCAAATATGTACAACGAATTTGCCACAATACTTCTTTTTGCAGAACACAATTGAACTTTTCGGTGTAGGTCAGTGGTTAGAGTTTGCACCATTAAAACAGCCGCAAAAGTTGGAGCAGTGCTCAATGCTTGAGGGattcttaacttttttagcAACGCTTGTAACTAGTCGTACGAATCTCGGTAATGACGAGGCTACACAGTGTATCATTGAGATAAGTGCATTACTCGCTACTGAGAATAAGACACATTCGCAATTGTTAGAATTGATGCCGGAGCGATCTGGCAATGTACATACGaaaaactttgaaaactttCTGAAAAAGCTGTCTGTTTACAAGGCTCCTTCTTCCGGTTCGGAAAATTTGGAACAGGGTCTTTTTACCCCGATTGATGATGTGTGGGAACAGCACTATGACCCCTTACATGTACTTTTGCGAGCAGTACATCGGCGGGATTTTCAATCGTCTCTCGATCGTTTTACAAACTATGTTAAAAGTAAGAATAAGATGCCGGCTAGTGGTAATTTGTGGCCACCGTTTCGACTACCAAGGAAAGTGGGCGTAGCTTTTAGTGATCCATGTTGTATTCTTAATTCTCGTGTGTTTCACTCCACTATACTATCAATTTTATTTCGGGCAGTGCATTCGCGGGACGTATCTGAGCACTTGCTAGCGTTAGcaatatttctgttagaaaTTGCTGTTGAGAagagtaacgacactaatggtACTGACAATGACAAGGCTGCCGTTGTGGAATGTGAACCAAAAAACAAACATGGCTACCCATTTTCTTTGAGACGTGATCCACCAAAACTTTTCCACTGCTATCCGACTGATAATCTACGATGTAATTTACGTTATGTCGTCTCAAAGTTATCTTTAAAGTCTCACGAGCCACAGGTATCGCCAGCAAGTTACCGTTCTAATCAATTTTACGGAGATTTAGATTATGATGTAGAAAGCGATACTGCGACTGCTTTGCCCATGATTGGTGGCAGTGATGATGACTTAGATGATGATTCAATGAGTGTAAGTGTGGCTAGTGGCACGTCGACTGCAATGGTGCGAATGCAAAATATGGAAGTGGCCTTGCCACCAGATCTTTCAGTAGTACCAGAACAAGGCTTAGTAATCAGACAAGATAGCCAGGATGATGATACGTTGCGAGATGCCGATGATGCTATTGAAGGTGCCTCACCATCTGTAGGTTTTCGCTTCTCATTACAACCTATTACATTACCCGAAAGTGGAATGGAAGTGGCTATAAGAAGGGAATTGCAATTACTAGCTGGTGGCAGTGTAACTGCTGGTGGAGGTAGTGCTGTTAGCGCTGGTGGAACATCCGCGAGCGGATTAAGAAGAACTACGGAAGTCCAACATaatccacaacaacaaaatgaaatgttttCACCTAGTACTAACAATGCTAATAGCATGTTATTGCCATTTCAACGAGTACAACCGGTTGCTGTACCGGTCGGTAGTCGAAGCATAGTTCCCACAGCAACGATACGTGGTGTGGTGGGAGTTCCTACGTTGAGTGGACGTCGAACTTATGATTCGGCTTCACGCAAACGAACTACCCAGTTGGTAGACAATGCGATTGGAGGGCAAAACAAAGACGAAGTCCCCATCGAGGAAAGCATACTTTCGTTACTCTTAAAGCTACATTCACAGCTTAGTGGTACATTGGATAGTTTCTCATTAAGCGATGGTGAAGATGAAGAAGCGGAAGAAGATACTGGCGAAAGGATGCAGTTCTCAAGCTCAAGTATAGCAAAAGACCGAATTAAGCATGTGGATATTGAAAATGACATAACAGCAAAAGCAACATCTGTCAATCATTTAGAAAAGGAAAGACTGTTAAAGATAGACGAATCAAGTAATCCATCGCATAGCGCACCAGATTCACCTTCAGCCATGGATATAGACTGCTTGGAAGCCAGCACTTCTGCTGCCGCTTCTAATCTTAACCTAGATTCTAGTCAACGGAAACACAATCACAGTAGCACGAGTAGAAAGCGTATTCGTAATTATAGGAAAATTCGAGTATCCGATTCTCGGATTGGTGATGGCCCCTATTTTATTGGCAATCTTATACGTAAAATAGCACAACGTGATGAGTTGTGCGCCCAAAGCATTGACGAGATACGTTCAACACTTTGGCCGAATCAACGTGAAAAACAAGCCGAGCAAAAAGCTCGGGAGACGAGGGAGAAAGAAGAACGTCGTAAGCGCGCACGGGAGCGGCAAATGAAAATGATGCAAGATTTCGCAAATAAGCAAAAAGAATTCATGCAAACGGCTGCTCATACCATGGAGGGCAACATGGACGACGAAGACGATGACATTTTCGAAGAGCAGCCCCGTGAAAAGGAGTATGAttgtattatttgcaattgcacAACACCCAGTACTGAATCCAATCCCATTGGACTTGTTGTATTGGTTGAATCTAGCGGCATTGTTGGACATCGACGTCGAACCGCTGAACGATTGCCGTTACCACTTTGTCTCGAAGACGAGGAACGGTTAAAACAGACCACCAGATTAGCAATTGAGTTTAACCGACGGACTGATCTATTGAGTTTAAAATTTGGGGAAGAATCCTGGTATCTCTCCAATAATATGGCCTACGAAAATGGTGTACATGTGCAATCGTGTGGCCATCATGTTCACCTTAGTTGCCTTGATGCTTATCTGAAAACATTGTATGCCACACAACGGCAGCATCAGCATGAACGAGGGGAGTTTTATTGTCCAGTCTGCAGGCAGCTGTCTAATTCGGTACTACCACTGAGTCCCCAACTGGATAGACCAACGCCGATGGTACGATCAGGTACCCAACCTTTTGAGCAGCTTGTAGCTGAATTGACCAATTTGATCAAAGAAAATGTGCGACCAACG CAGACGTCAACAAAACTATCGGAGGCCATGGGTCGCGCAATGGAGGATATGACAAATATTACTCATCGTAAAATGAAGCGTGTACCGCCAACATTACGCAGTCTATTCGTCTTCGTGACATCAATTGCTCGTACGAATTTAGAGTCGGAAATTATACAGCGCGGGGGTTCTCTATGCACAACAAATTCAACACGCTACAAACCGAAGCGCGACTGCATAGTTCCTTTACTGCATGTGTTATCTGTACACGTTCGTGTGTTGGTGGAATGGCCACTTTGGCGATCTTGGGCATCACTTGCTGGTTTACCGGTAAGCGATTCGGCTCCAGTACCTTCGCATTGCCTCGAACTGATACCTAGCCTTTTGGCCGACCCCATAGCGTTgctgttgaaatttattttgttagcTCCTCTACATTTAGACCaag ATTTCTTCACTTGCATGGTTAAGGTTATGTACAATTTATTGTACTACCAAATAGTAGTTCAACTATGTGTTACACTCACAGATTTAGAATGCGAATATATAATAtcgaaatttaacaaatctCCTTCCATGGATGATGATGATACCATCAGCCGACGAAATTCTTCCCGTACAAGTGGTACTACCTCATCGAATATACCGTATTTGGGACGTGCTATGGCGTTGGTATTGAATAACACAAATCGTATGTCACATTTGCGTCGAGAAAGCATACCAAGTACGTCaacggctgctgctgctgcggcaaAGGCGAATTGCGCGGGATTCTATGCATTTTCTGGTCTTGGATATTCATCGAATAATAGAGGTGGTAACGATGATGCGAACATTTCGAAATCTGATGTCGAAGTAAATCTCAAGTCCATGGAAGCTCAATTACAAACACTATGCTTGCCATTTTTACGCATAGCAGCATTGTTACGGCAACATTTATATAGACATGATATGCCCGAAATAACCGCACCAGGATTGGAGTTCGTGCGTCTTGTTTATTACTTAGAACTAGTTACAGATTCAATGGACTGGGACTGCTTTAATGCTTCGAAAGGTTTATGCTTCATATCTGGCACTGAGCAAACGTTGCCTAAATTTTGGTGTGAGCAATTAATGGATATTCGGCCACCAACAGATACAGTGCGTGAGCTTGTTATCTTAAATCAGCATGGATCTTGGCAACAACCAAAACTTCTCGAATTACCTCGGGAGTATGAGCGATTATTCACG TATTACCATGAACGTCCATGTCTGAACTGTTATAAAGTGCCGAAAGAGAGCTCAATTTGCTTATTATGTGGCACAATTGTGTGTCTTAAACAAACATGCTGTGCTGAAAATGACTGTTGTGAAGCGGTTCGT CACACAATTACTTGTGGGGGAGGAATCGGAATATTTCTTGTCGTTACGTCGACATACATAATAGTGATTCGTGGCAGACGTGCTTGCCTTTGGGGTTCGTTGTATTTGGACGATTTCGATGAAGAAGATCGAGATCTCAA GCGTGGAAAGCCCCTTTATCTAAGTCAGGACCGCTTCAATTTATTGGAATCGCAATGGCTGTCACATAAATTTGCGCATACAAAACATACATGGGTATTCCATCGAGATTTATTGTGA